A region of the Nitrospira sp. genome:
ATCGAGTTGGTGAAGAGTCATGACGACATCGAACATCCAGCCGTTCGCGGAGTCCTGAAGTATCTCAACATCAACGACGGCCTGGAGATTCACCACGACGGAGACCTGCCGGCCCGCACGGGGTTGGGATCGAGCTCGTCGTTCACGGTCGGCCTGCTCCACACGCTGTACGCGCTGCAGCACATCATGCCCAGCAAGGACCAGCTGGCCCAAGCAGCCATCCACGTCGAGCAGAACGTGCTGGGCGAAGCCGTCGGATGCCAGGATCAGGTCCTCGCGGCGCATGGCAGTCTCTGCAAGGCCACGTTTTTTCCGAACGGAGAGATCGGCCATACCCCCATCATCATGCAGCCCGACCGGCTTGCCGCTTTCCAAAGCCACCTGCAGCTCTACTTCACGGGCTTCTCCCGAATTGCCTCGGAAGTGGCGCGGGAGCAGATCGATCGCACGAAGCAACGCACAGCCGAACTGTTTGCCATGTTGCAGATGGTGGAGGAGGGCATCGCAATCCTCACCGGCGGCGGCGATCTGGCTGCGTTTGGAACCCTGCTCCATGAAGGCTGGATGCTCAAGCGGCGCCTGACGTCACGGATCACGACTCCGGCCATCGACGAGATTTACACGGCGGCAAGAGCGGCCGGCGCACTGGGCGGAAAGTTGCTGGGCGCCGGAGGCGGGGGGTTCATGCTCCTGTTTGCCAAGCCCGAGGACCATGAGCGGATTCGCCTGGCGCTGCCCGGGTTGTTACAGGTTCCGTTTAAGTTTGAGGGTCTGGGGACACAGATCGTGTTTTATCAGGAAGATCATCTCATGCTCGACGACGTGTGGGCGCAGCACTCGGCGGATACGGCCTCCCAGTTGAAGGCCGCGTTACTCGGAAAGGCGGCGTGACAATGGGCCGGTTCGCGGACTGCGATGTGGTCGTTCTATGCGGGGGACTCGGTACACGCCTGCAATCGGTCGTGGCGGATCGCCCGAAATCGATGGCGGAGATTCATGGCCGCCCGTTTGTGGCGTGCCTCGTCGAACATTTCCTGCGGCACGGCGCCCGGCGATTCATTTTCAGCACCGGATATAAGGGCGACATGATCGAGGACTGGTTTGGGCGCCATCGCGGCGGGTATGAAACTCTGTTCGTCCGCGACCCCGCTCCGCTGGGGACGGGCGGAGCGGTCGCGCAAGCCATGAAGCTCGTTCGCAGTAATCCATTTTTGGTGCTGAACGGAGACTCGCTCTGTGAGCTCGATCCGGAGCGACTCCTGCGATTCCATACCCGTAAACGCGCTCGCGTGACGATCGCGGTCACGCCAGCCGATACACGCGAAGATACCGGAGCCGTCACGTTAGGGGAGGACGACCGCCTCCTGTCCATGGTGGAGAAGCCGCGCCGCAGAATGACGGGTTATCACAACGCCGGCATCTATCTGTTCGATCGTACCGTCGAAGCGTTGTTTCCGAAGAGTCATTCCTGGTCCCTGGAGCGCGAGTTACTTCCGCTGCTGATCACCGAACCCTGCTATGGATTCGTCACAGCCAGCCCCCTGTACGACATCGGCACCCCAGAACGCCTCGCGCATTTTCGCGAAGTCTGGAAAGATCCGTCGGTCCATTATCCGGTCATGTCCATGAATCAGGAACAAGGATCGCTGCTGTAATGGCTCATCAGACAGTCCCGGCTTCACAGACACCAGGCCGATTGGCATTTTCAGCGCGGGGCGAGCGCCTGATCGGGCAGGAGATGTTTCGGGTCATGGATCGAGCTCAAGCGCTGGAGCGGCAGGGGCACCGCATCTATCACCTGGAACTCGGGAGTCCCCGCATGGCTCCGCCGGGTGAGATCGTCGACGGCACCGTCCAGGCGCTCCGCGAGAAACAGCTGGGGTACGCGCCGATGGCCGGCGTGAAGGAATTACGTGCCGCCTTGGCGGCTCGATATACCTCGTTAACGGGCGAGGCGTTGACGGACTCCCAGGTCGTGATCAGCCCGGCGAATCTCCTGATTCACCAGTTTCTGGACATCACCTGCAATCCCGGCGACCGCGTGGTGCTGTTCACGCCGGCGTTCCCCTCCTACTGGGCCGCTGCGGCGCATCAGGGACTCCAGGTCAGGCCGGTGCTGCTGTCTGAGCGCGACGGATTTCACCTGACCCGACAGGCTATCGATGACGCGCTGGCTGCCGAACCAACAGCGATTGTCGTCAACAATGCCAACAACCCGACGGGGGCCCTATACGATCCGATGATCCTGCGCGCGCTTGCGGAGCGTTGTGAAGAGGCGGGGATCTGGCTGTTAAGCGATGAAACCTACGCCGATCTGACCTTCGATGGCTCGTTCTTTACCCTCGCCTCGGCGCAAGCCGGATATGTCGTGGCGATGTCGTCTTTTTCAAAAGTATGTTCGATCCCGGGCTTTCGCACCGGATATGCCTTTGCTCATGAGGCGGTGGCGGCGAAACTCGCGCTCTCGAATTCGACCCTCTATTCCTGTCTCCCTCTGTTCACTCAACTGGGTTGCCTCGCCGGCATGAAGGTGTTCGACGCGTATGCCAGCGAGGTTCGATCACGGGGCGCCCGGCTGATCGGATCCTGCCATAACCGCATCAATCGCTCCGGCATCCTGCATTGTCACAAGCCGGAGTCCGGGTTCTATTTGTTTGTCGATATCGCGCGCACCGGACTCGATGACATGACGTTTTGCCGCCGACTGCTGGACGATCACCAGACGGCGGTCACCCCGGGACGTAGTTTCGGCGAGGCCTACGCGTCGTTCATTCGCATTGCCGTGTGCGGGCAGGAAGAGGATGTGGACGAAGGCCTGTCGCGCACGATCGCCTTTGCGCAACAACTGGGAGGTTGCCGTGTCCAAGCCGCTTGACGTGTTGCTGGTCACCCCGCCCAGCCGGGTGCAGGTCTACCAGGACCTGAGCCAAGACCTGGCCGCCATTGAACCACCGGTCTGGTCGGGTTTGATCGCGACGTTCTTGCGCCAACACAGCTGCTCCGTTGCCATTCTGGATGCCGAGGCAGAGGGGTTGAACCACCAGCAGACGGCGGAGCGGATCGCCGTCATCGCGCCGCGACTGGCAGTCTTCGTGATCTATGGGCAACAACCCTCCGCGTCCACGCAATGTATGCCGGCCGGCCGGAAGGTGTGCGAAATCCTCAATACACTGGCCGATATTCCCACGCTCGTCATGGGAACGCACCCCTCGGCACTGCCGAAACGGACCCTGTTGGAAGAACCGTATACCTATGTCTGCCAGGGAGAAGGCCCCTCCACGATTCTCGGTCTGGTGATCGCCCTACGCGCGCCTCAACATTCGCTCCGCGAGGTTCCCGGCCTCTGGCACATGGAGCAGGGGGTGCCGGTCGGGAATGCTCCGGCCCAATTGCTGACGAATCTGGATCGCGAGTTGCCGGGGCAGGCCTGGGATCTCCTCGATATGACCCGGTATCGCGCCCACAACTGGCACTGTTTCGGGAATCTGGAAGCGCGTGCGCCCTATGCGTCGCTGCAGACCAGTTTGGGTTGCCCGTTTACCTGCTCTTTCTGCTGCATTAATGCGCCTTTCGCCACGCCGATGTTGCGAGCCTGGAGCCCGGACAACGTCATTGCGCAGATCGACCGGCTGGTCCAGGACTATGGTGTCAGTAATATCAAGATCCCCGATGAAATGTTTGTGCTGAACCGGCGGCATGTCATCGGCATCTGCGATCGCATCATCGAACGAGGATACCGGCTCAATATCTGGGCCTACGCCCGCGTGGACACGGTCCAGGATGAAGTGCTGGCGAAACTCGCGCGGGCGGGATTCACCTGGCTGGGGCTCGGGATCGAATCCGGAAGCCAGCATGTCCGCGACGGCGTCGAAAAAGGCCGCTTCGGGGAACGGGACATTGTAACGACGGTCGACAAGATTCGCTCGTACGGCATTCATGTGGCGGCCAACTATATCTTTGGCCTACCCGACGACACGATGGAGAGCATGCGCGCCACGTTGGACCTGGCCCTCACGCTCAATACGGAGTGGGCCAACTTCTACTGTGCGATGGCGTACCCCGGTTCACCGCTGTACACGCTGGCGAAGCAGAAACAGTGGGCTCTGCCCGATGACCAGGGGGGCCCCGGATGGATCGGGTACGCACAACATGCCTACGACTGCCGTCCCTTGCCGACCGACCATCTCACGGCGACGCAGGTCCTGGCATTCCGGGATCGGGCTTTTATCGAGTATTTCACGCATCCACAGTATCTGAACATGTTGCACCGCACGTTCGGCCCGCACGTCGCGACACACGTTGCGGACATGTGCCGGCGCCAGGTCCGGCGCCGGTATCAGGATGAGGCCACGAATGCAGCTGCCTAGCGGGAGAGAGGGGAAAGGAACGGTCATGATCAAGGTTGCGGACTACATCATCCATACATTGGCGGAACGGGGAATCGACAAGATGTTCGTGGTCTACGGCGCGGCGAACGGCGACCTCATCGATGCGTTCACCCGCACCGCCGCCACGGAATATGTCGCCGTCATGCATGAGCAGGCCGGCGGGTTTGCAGCCGAGGCCTATGCCAAGGTGAAGGGCGTGCCCGGTGTCGCCATCGCCACGAGCGGACCGGGCGGGATGAATCTCCTCACGGCGATGGGGAACTGCTTTTATGACTCCGTGCCCTGCGTGTTTCTGACCGGCCAGATCAACTCCCGGTTTCTCCGGCCCGACCCCGCCATTCGCCAGATCGGATTCCAGGAGACGGACATCGTCGCCATGGCGGCTCCGGTCACGAAGTACGCCAAGATGATCGTCAAGCCCGAAGACGTGCGATATGAATTGGAGAAGGCGCTGTGGCTCTGCCAGGAAGGACGGCCGGGACCGGTGCTGCTGGATATTCCCCTCGATGTCCAAAAGACACTGATCGATGCCAAACAGCTCATCGGGTTTGAGCCTCCTGCTGCCGCAAGCTTCGATCTGACCGTGGTCGATGAGCAGATCGTCCGCTTCATCACGGAGCTCCAACATGCTGAACGACCGGTCATTCTCGTCGGCGGCGGCGTGCGTCTCGCGAATGCCCAGGATGATGTACGCGCCTTGGGGCGGCGGCTGAACGTGCCCTGCTTTCCGACCTGGAACGCCTTGGACGTGATCAGCTCGGACTACGAAAATTACGGCGGACGGGTAGGAACCTACGGGGGAGCCGGCCGGAACTTCGGCATTCAGAACAGCGACTTGCTGCTGTCCATCGGCAGCCGTATCTCCGGCCGTATCACCGGTGGCAATGTCCAAAGCTTTGCGCGCCAGGCTAAGAAGTATCTCGTCGAAATCGACCCGGCGATGGTGCAGCGGAAGTTTCAGCAGGTGCCGTTCGATGTGAACATTCTCTGCGATGCAAAGGTGTTCACTCAGCGCCTGTTGATTGCCCTGGATCGCCGCAGCAAACCGCTGCCCGACTATTCGGGGTGGACAGAACGGGTGATGGAGTGGAAACGCCAATATGACCCGGTCCGGCCCGAGTTCTTCGACCAGCGCGAGCGGGTGCACCCCTATGCATTCATGCGCCGCCTTTCAGAAAAGATGGGCGCCACGGATATTCTGGTCGGGGACTGCGGCGGGAATATTGTCGTGAGTAACCATGCCTTTGAAACCAAATACGGGCAACGGAATCTCACGAACAACGGCAACTCGCCGATGGGGTTCTCCTTTGCCGGAGCGATGGGCGCCTGGTTTGCCGCGCCAAGCCGTCAAGTGGTCTGCACGATCGGGGACGGGGGCTTCAACATGAATCCCCAGGAACTGCAGACGTTCATCAACTACGGCGTGAAGGTGAAGACGTTCATCCTCAACAACCACATTTACGGCATCACCAAAGCCTATCAGGAAACGAACTTTCAAGGCCGCGCCGAGGCCTGTGGCCCGAAAGGGTACAACCCGCCGGACTTTCTCAAGATCGTGCAGGCCTACGGGATCAAGACCGTGGCCATTCGCAACCATGCCGAAATGGACGCCAAGATCGACGAGGTGCTCCGGTTCGACGGTCCCGTGGTCTGTGATGTGGATATGCATGAATTCCACACCTACGAGCCCAGGATCTTCGGATGGAAGACACCGATCGAGGACATGTATCCCTATCTGCCTCGTGAAGAATTCCGTGCCAACATGGTCATCGAGCCGGCGGAAGGGTGGATGAACCCGGAATACCCCGACGTGGTTTGCCGGAACGATCGGTCACAGCCGTAAGGGGTGGATCGTCACGGTGCGCCGGGTCTGTTGAGTCGATAGGTGGATCAGTGGTCGCTTCTGTGAGGTGATGTATGAACGTGTTGTTGCTGTATCCCACATGGACCGGGGCTTATGGACTCTTCGGCCACTTCGCCCGCCGCAATTCGACCTGGCCGCCGTTGAACCTCGCGCTGCTGGCCGCCATTGCCGAACGCCACGGGCACAACGTGACGATCCTCGACGGGGAATCCGAACAGGTTCCGTTGGACGAGATGGTCCAGCGAGCAGTCGCGATGAAGCCGGACCTCATCGGTTTTACGGCGACGAGCCCCTTTTTCCATCTCAGTAAAACCGTCGCGGAAGGCATCAAACGCCTGGCACCGGACATTCCCATCGCCGTGGGCGGCCCCCATATCACCATCATGAAGGAGCAGGCGCTGTTGAGCTGCTTCGACTATGCCTTCATCGGGGAGGCGGAGGAGTCCTGGCCGCAATTCCTGAACGCCTATGCACAGGGCAAGGAGCTGTCGGCGGTCGCCGGGATCATCTATCGGCGGAACGGTGAGGTCGTCTCGACCGGTCAGCCGGCCGACATCACGAATCTCGACGCCTTGCCGATTCCTGCACGGCATCGACTGCCGATGTCCCGATACAAGCTTGGCACACTGCGCGGCCGTCTCCCGTTCACCTCGATTCAGACCATGCGCGGCTGTCCCTGGAAATGCATCTTCTGCGCCTCCGAAGCGCTGAAGACCACCGAGATGCGCGTACGCTCGCCCCGATCGGTCGTGAATGAAATGAAGCAGGTCGTGGAGACATTCGGTACCCGGCATTTTTACATCGTCGACGATGTCATGACGCTCTGGAAGGACCACATTCTGGAGATCTGCGACTTGATCGACCGGGAGGGTTTGCAGATTACATTCGAAGGCAGCACCCGAGCGAATCTCGTCGAGGAAGATGTGATCGCCCGGTTGGTCAAGAGCGGCCTCATCCGTCTGTCGTTCGGACTCGAAACGGTCGATCCCGAAATACGCAGGACGATGAAAAAACAGGTTCCGCTGGAGCACTACGTGAAAGCGAACGGGATCTGCAACAAGTACGGTGTCGAGGCCTTGAACTCCGTGATGATCGGATTGCCGGGGGAAACCAGAGAAACGGTCCGGGCGACCTTGAAATTCCTGCGGCAGTCCAGGGAAGTCAAACAGGCGAACTTTGCCATCGCGGTGCCCTATCCCGGGACCGAGTTTCACAAACTGGCGATGAACGGCGAGAAAGGCGTGCGCTTGATGACGCAGGATTTCTCCGAATACCGGCGCTATGGATCGGCCGTCACCACGGTGGGAGAGCTGACCCCCAATGACCTGATCGACCTCCAGAACGAAGGATTTGTGAGCATCTACTCCGCCCCCTGGCGCTGGATACCCATGCTTCAAAAACACGGGGTCATCGGCGGCTCGCTCATGCTGGTCCGTGTGGCACGCCTCCTTTCCAAGAAGCTGTTCGCTGGTTCAGGGCGGGCCTCGCAAGAGCAGCTCATCAGCCTGGGAGACGGGGCCTTCGGTCGCATTCAGGAACCGGCCATGAGTGCGCAGCCCGTGGGAGTCGGCCCGACCGGCTCGAGCAGCGCGGCTCCGCTGTTGACCATTGCGTCCTCGTCGAGAGCGGCAGCGGCGCCCGCCGGACATTTCGGCCATCCCAGCAACCCCAACGGCTAGCGGCTGGAGCAGAAAGGCATCCGACGCATCATGACAGCACGTCCACCCAGGAGAATCCTTCTCTTGCAGTTGGAGTTTCCAACATGGAAGCAAGCTCGCGCCTGGACCTATCCGGCCTGTTTTGGCGTCGCGGAAGGCTTACGGGCGAGCGGTGTGGAATGTGTCACGCTTCCGCTGATTGCCGATGCGCCCTATTCCAGCAAGACCTGGCTCGCACACATGAAGCGAATGGTCGGCGGCCAGCGGTTCGACCAGGTGTGGGTCTGGCTGGTTCATGCGCCCCTCGATGAGGCTATTCTACAATGGCTGAGTGAGTTGGCGCCGATCCGTGTCGGCATCATCATGGAATCGTTGCAATACAGCGAAGAGGACTACGCCTGGGCCCCTCATCTGCGGGCGCGGCAGGGATTGGTTGAACAGCAGGTCCGTGCATTAACCCATGTGCTCGTGCCGGACGAATGCGACGTGGAGGCAACTACCGCACATACGGGGGTTCCCGCGCTGTGGTGGCCGCCGATGGTGCCAGAACGTGTTCTGAACACACCGTCCAATCCGGCCGTTCATCGGGCCGGCGTCTTCCACGGCGTCCCCTATGGTCCCCGTGAGCAGTGGCTCCATCATCCTGCACTAAAGTCTTGTCTCACCTTCGCCCGGCCGTCGGCTCCGACGATGTTTCAACAACTGTTCGATCGGCTCCAGCAGTCGGCCATCCAACGGTTGGCCACACCTGCGGGCATGCCTGCTGAAGCACTGGCGCACTATACGAAGATGTTGCAGGAGGTGCGCGAAGGCGAATTCCGGGAGTGGATGAACCAATTGCCGCAATGGGCCGCGATCGTCAACCTTCCTAGCCTGGCGAGATTCTTCGGTGGCCGTGTCTATGAAGGGATCGCCGCCGGCCGCCCGGTGGTGTCCTATGCCGTGCCCGAACATCCGATGAACAATGGTCTCTTTGTCGAAGGGGAGGAGATCCTTTATTTTTCCCCAAGTCGGCCGGAGTCGCTGGCCGAGGGCTTGGAGCCTCTGCTGGCTAATGACGCATTGGCAAAGCGACTGGCCCACAATGCGCAACGCAAATTGCGGGCCTATCACACCAGCGAGCGACGGCTGGCGGACACACTGAGATGGATCGAGTCGGGAACCAAACCGGTTTATGGGATACAGGAGGCCGGCGCCGCCTACGCGTGTTCCTCCGCGCAGACATCGTCAGGGCAGGCAGACATTCCCGACCACGTGGTTCAAGCGCTCAAACCGCACCGCATAGGAACCGCCGACTGCATCGACACGACCATCTTTATCCTCACGGTCGACGATCCGGCGTATCCCGCCTGCAAGGCGGCCGTGGATGCTCAGCAAGGCGGTCCATTCCATGTCGAGATCATCCGTAATGTCGCGCCGTTCAGCGCGGCGGCGCAACGCATGATCGCGGACTGTCGCACCGAGTTCTTCATCCAGGTCGATGAAGACATGATTTTGAACCCCGACGCGGCCTCCAGGATGGCCGGCATCATGCGGCGGGCGCCTGCCGATGTGGGCATGATCTGTTTTCATCTCTACGATGAGGATCGTGGCTGCCCGATTCAGGGTATCAAGATCTACCGCACGGCGGCCATGAAGCCCTTCGCCTTCCAGAATGTGAAGGCGAGTGAGATGAATTTGCTCGAACAGATGGGCGAGCGCGGCGTGCATTGGGTGCTGCATCCGGATGTCCTGGGCCGGCATGGGACCCTGTATACCCCGGAGACCATCTACCGTCGCTATAAGACGATGTATGAAAAAGACATCCGGCAGTGGAATACGCTGACTTCGGATATCCGCAGGAAGGCCGAGCAGTTTCGATCAACAGGGGATCTTCTTGCGCTATTTGCGCTGCTTGGCGCTGCCCATGGAATCATCGAAGGCCCTCGATCAGTCGATCGGGAAAAGGATGCGCGAGCCTATGTTCTGAAAGAGCTGGACGTCTTCTCCCGGCTGTTTCGTGACAATCCACCGGTGAGTCAGCCCTATGATTCGACCCGGATCGCAACTCCGGTGGCGAATACACCCCTGACACCTGCAGAGGTGCCTTGGGCGGCAGAGACAGTCGTCGAGAAAAAGCCGGAACATCGGACCATTCAGATCGTTGCCTCGAGGCCGCAGCCTCAGAGTCATATTGCCTCGCGAATCCTCATTGTCACACCCTATTTTTGGCCTTCCGTCGGCGGGGTGGAAAAAGTGGCCGAAAGCTTGGCCGTCGGCTTGCAGTCCCGAGGACATGCGGTCGAGGTGGCGACCTATACGCTCTCTGAGCGCAAGACGAACTCTCATCGTGGCATTCCCATCATCGACCTCACGTTTCCCAGCGACTTTGAAACCGCCAGCCCCTATTCCATGCTGGAAGTGAAACGGTTGCTTGAATCTGGGCAGTACGACGCCTGCATCCTGCTGGGCGCCCCGCTGCATCTGATGTTTTATGCGCCCCTTGCGATTCCGAAGGATTGTCCCACTCGATTCATCCTGCAACCCACGATCAACAAAGAAATCGATGAAGCCTTGCAGGGGAGCGAGCAGGGCCGGACCATGTTGTCGCAACTGGGGCAACGGGTGAACGCAGTCGTCACGTTCGGCGGAAACGGATACGACGAACGGTTCTTTCAGGAACGTCGGATTCCAACCTGCGTCATTCCGAACGGCACGGCGGCACTCGCGCCGAAAGATGATTTCAGGCAGCGCTACGGGGTCGCCCGCGACACCTTCCTGGTGATCCACCTCGCCAATCTCTACACGGTCAAAAATCATCCGGGGTTGCTCGATGCGCTGGATCATCTTCCGGAAGGGGTTCAGCTGGTCTTGATCGGAAATGACACGCATGAAACCGAGTATGTCGAGGACGTGAAGGCCCGCCTGGCGGCAAGACCCGATGTCCGGTTGCTTGCAGGCCTGGACGCTGCGGATGTGGCCTCGGCGCTGTCAGCGGCAGATCTCGTGGTGCTTGCGTCGCATGCGGAGGTCTCTCCGCTGTGTTTGTTGGAGGCCATGAGCGTCGGCCGGCCCTGGCTCGCCACGCCGGATTGTGGAACGGCGGCTGAACACGCAGGTGGATTGGTCCTGCCGCTGTCGCAATTCGCTTCGGCAGTACGGCTGCTGAAGAATCATCCGGAGTTCTGCGCGGAGCTCGGACGACTTGGAAGGGAGCATTGGGCGCAGTCGCATGACTGGACGACCGTATTGGCGGCCTGGGAAGCACTGATCGAAGGGCGACCGGCCTCCCATTCCTTTGCCACACCAGTCTCCATCGCCCAGCGGCGGGACGCGCTCCGTGAACGATTCCGTCGTCTGCTGGCGCAAGCAGAGACTTCCGAAGTATCGCCTGCTTCAAGGCGGCAGCTCGAAACGAAAGGGGTCGTGATGGTCGGGTTGAATCGTGCACCGTTGGCCTCGGCAGGCCTCCAGGCCTTACCGAATTCCGCGCCGACGCCTCAAGAGCAGAAGCAGCAGGATCAGTTTTACGTCGACATGTTCGTCAACAGTCGAGGCTGGTCGTCGGCTGCACCCAATCCGGACGAAGCCGCCCGCTGGAGCAAGATCGCCGCGTTTCTCGAATATCTGCTCCGCCGCGTACGTCAGGCAGACCCGGACCGGCAACTGCACATATTGGATGTCGGCTGCGGGCGTGGCTGGCTGACCAATTTGGCGACGGCGTATGGCACATGCGAAGGCATCGAACCGGTAGCCGGCGTCATCGAGCACGCGCGAA
Encoded here:
- a CDS encoding kinase, with the translated sequence MIISRTPFRMSFFGGGTDYPVWFREHGGAVLATTIDKYCYISCRRLPPFFEHRSRIAYSRIELVKSHDDIEHPAVRGVLKYLNINDGLEIHHDGDLPARTGLGSSSSFTVGLLHTLYALQHIMPSKDQLAQAAIHVEQNVLGEAVGCQDQVLAAHGSLCKATFFPNGEIGHTPIIMQPDRLAAFQSHLQLYFTGFSRIASEVAREQIDRTKQRTAELFAMLQMVEEGIAILTGGGDLAAFGTLLHEGWMLKRRLTSRITTPAIDEIYTAARAAGALGGKLLGAGGGGFMLLFAKPEDHERIRLALPGLLQVPFKFEGLGTQIVFYQEDHLMLDDVWAQHSADTASQLKAALLGKAA
- a CDS encoding NTP transferase domain-containing protein, giving the protein MGRFADCDVVVLCGGLGTRLQSVVADRPKSMAEIHGRPFVACLVEHFLRHGARRFIFSTGYKGDMIEDWFGRHRGGYETLFVRDPAPLGTGGAVAQAMKLVRSNPFLVLNGDSLCELDPERLLRFHTRKRARVTIAVTPADTREDTGAVTLGEDDRLLSMVEKPRRRMTGYHNAGIYLFDRTVEALFPKSHSWSLERELLPLLITEPCYGFVTASPLYDIGTPERLAHFREVWKDPSVHYPVMSMNQEQGSLL
- a CDS encoding pyridoxal phosphate-dependent aminotransferase, which encodes MAHQTVPASQTPGRLAFSARGERLIGQEMFRVMDRAQALERQGHRIYHLELGSPRMAPPGEIVDGTVQALREKQLGYAPMAGVKELRAALAARYTSLTGEALTDSQVVISPANLLIHQFLDITCNPGDRVVLFTPAFPSYWAAAAHQGLQVRPVLLSERDGFHLTRQAIDDALAAEPTAIVVNNANNPTGALYDPMILRALAERCEEAGIWLLSDETYADLTFDGSFFTLASAQAGYVVAMSSFSKVCSIPGFRTGYAFAHEAVAAKLALSNSTLYSCLPLFTQLGCLAGMKVFDAYASEVRSRGARLIGSCHNRINRSGILHCHKPESGFYLFVDIARTGLDDMTFCRRLLDDHQTAVTPGRSFGEAYASFIRIAVCGQEEDVDEGLSRTIAFAQQLGGCRVQAA
- a CDS encoding radical SAM protein; translation: MLLVTPPSRVQVYQDLSQDLAAIEPPVWSGLIATFLRQHSCSVAILDAEAEGLNHQQTAERIAVIAPRLAVFVIYGQQPSASTQCMPAGRKVCEILNTLADIPTLVMGTHPSALPKRTLLEEPYTYVCQGEGPSTILGLVIALRAPQHSLREVPGLWHMEQGVPVGNAPAQLLTNLDRELPGQAWDLLDMTRYRAHNWHCFGNLEARAPYASLQTSLGCPFTCSFCCINAPFATPMLRAWSPDNVIAQIDRLVQDYGVSNIKIPDEMFVLNRRHVIGICDRIIERGYRLNIWAYARVDTVQDEVLAKLARAGFTWLGLGIESGSQHVRDGVEKGRFGERDIVTTVDKIRSYGIHVAANYIFGLPDDTMESMRATLDLALTLNTEWANFYCAMAYPGSPLYTLAKQKQWALPDDQGGPGWIGYAQHAYDCRPLPTDHLTATQVLAFRDRAFIEYFTHPQYLNMLHRTFGPHVATHVADMCRRQVRRRYQDEATNAAA
- a CDS encoding thiamine pyrophosphate-binding protein, whose product is MIKVADYIIHTLAERGIDKMFVVYGAANGDLIDAFTRTAATEYVAVMHEQAGGFAAEAYAKVKGVPGVAIATSGPGGMNLLTAMGNCFYDSVPCVFLTGQINSRFLRPDPAIRQIGFQETDIVAMAAPVTKYAKMIVKPEDVRYELEKALWLCQEGRPGPVLLDIPLDVQKTLIDAKQLIGFEPPAAASFDLTVVDEQIVRFITELQHAERPVILVGGGVRLANAQDDVRALGRRLNVPCFPTWNALDVISSDYENYGGRVGTYGGAGRNFGIQNSDLLLSIGSRISGRITGGNVQSFARQAKKYLVEIDPAMVQRKFQQVPFDVNILCDAKVFTQRLLIALDRRSKPLPDYSGWTERVMEWKRQYDPVRPEFFDQRERVHPYAFMRRLSEKMGATDILVGDCGGNIVVSNHAFETKYGQRNLTNNGNSPMGFSFAGAMGAWFAAPSRQVVCTIGDGGFNMNPQELQTFINYGVKVKTFILNNHIYGITKAYQETNFQGRAEACGPKGYNPPDFLKIVQAYGIKTVAIRNHAEMDAKIDEVLRFDGPVVCDVDMHEFHTYEPRIFGWKTPIEDMYPYLPREEFRANMVIEPAEGWMNPEYPDVVCRNDRSQP
- a CDS encoding B12-binding domain-containing radical SAM protein, with the translated sequence MNVLLLYPTWTGAYGLFGHFARRNSTWPPLNLALLAAIAERHGHNVTILDGESEQVPLDEMVQRAVAMKPDLIGFTATSPFFHLSKTVAEGIKRLAPDIPIAVGGPHITIMKEQALLSCFDYAFIGEAEESWPQFLNAYAQGKELSAVAGIIYRRNGEVVSTGQPADITNLDALPIPARHRLPMSRYKLGTLRGRLPFTSIQTMRGCPWKCIFCASEALKTTEMRVRSPRSVVNEMKQVVETFGTRHFYIVDDVMTLWKDHILEICDLIDREGLQITFEGSTRANLVEEDVIARLVKSGLIRLSFGLETVDPEIRRTMKKQVPLEHYVKANGICNKYGVEALNSVMIGLPGETRETVRATLKFLRQSREVKQANFAIAVPYPGTEFHKLAMNGEKGVRLMTQDFSEYRRYGSAVTTVGELTPNDLIDLQNEGFVSIYSAPWRWIPMLQKHGVIGGSLMLVRVARLLSKKLFAGSGRASQEQLISLGDGAFGRIQEPAMSAQPVGVGPTGSSSAAPLLTIASSSRAAAAPAGHFGHPSNPNG